From Gavia stellata isolate bGavSte3 unplaced genomic scaffold, bGavSte3.hap2 HAP2_SCAFFOLD_59, whole genome shotgun sequence, a single genomic window includes:
- the LOC132321365 gene encoding olfactory receptor 14A16-like: MSNSSSITQFLLLALADTRELQLLHFWLFLGIYLAALLGNGLIITAIACDHRLHTPMYFFLLNLSLLDLGSISTTLPKAMANSLWDTRAISYAGCAAQVFFLFFLISAEFSLLTVMAYDRYVAICKPLHYGTLLGSRACVHMAAAAWGSGFLYAVLHTANTFSLPLCKGNAVDQFFCEIPQILKLSCSHSYLREVGLLVVSVCLVLGCFVSIVLSYVQIFRAVLRIPSEQGRHKAFSTCLPHLAVVSLFISTAMFAYLKPPSISSPSLDLVVAVLYSVVPPAVNPLIYSMRNQEFKDALWKLMTGSISEAINCPCSSAQLL, translated from the coding sequence atgtccaacagcagctccatcacccagttcctcctcctggcactcgcagacacgcgggagctgcagctcttgcacttctggctcttcctgggcatctacctggctgccctcctgggcaacggcctcatcatcaccgccatagccTGTGACCACcgcctccacacccccatgtacttcttcctcctcaacctctccctcctcgacctgggctccatctccaccactctccccaaagccatggccaattccctctgggacaccagggccatctcatatgcaggatgtgctgcccaagtttttttccttttcttcttgatctcagcagagttttctcttctcactgtcatggcctatgaccgctacgttgccatctgcaaacccctgcactacgggaccctcctgggcagcagagcttgtgtccacatggcagcagctgcctggggcagtgggtttctctatgctgtgctgcacacggccaatacattttcactacccCTCTGCAAGggcaatgctgtggaccagttcttctgtgaaatcccccagatcctcaagctctcctgctcacactcctacctcagggaagttgggcttcttGTGGTTAGTGTCTGTTTAGTCCttgggtgttttgtttccattgtgctgtcctatgtgcagatcttcagggccgtgctgaggatcccctctgagcagggacggcacaaagccttttccacgtgcctccctcacctggccgtggtctccctgtttatcagcactgccatgtttgcctacctgaagcccccttccatctcttccccatccctggatctggtggtggcagtgctgtactcggtggtgcctccagcagtgaaccccctcatctacagcatgaggaaccaggagtTCAAGGATGCACTGTGGAAACTGATGACTGGAAGTATTTCTGAAGCTATAAACTGCCCATGTTCTTCTGCACAGCTGTTATAA